TGACGATTTCGTTTATCCTGATGTTCTTCGGGTTCGCAGTGAAGGTGCCCGTCTTCCCGCTGCACACGTGGCTGCCAGACGCACACGTCGAGGCCCCGACGCCGGTGTCGGTCATGCTGGCCGGCGTCCTCCTGAAGATGGGGACCTACGCACTGCTGCGGTTCAACTTCACAATGCTCGCTGACACGGCGCGCCAGCTCGCGGTACCGCTGGCCATCATCGGCGTCGTCAGCGTCATCTACGGCGCGATGCTCGCGCTGGCACAGCGCGATCTCAAGCGCATCGTCGCCTACTCCTCGATCTCGTCGATGGGCTATGTCATCTTGGGCTTAGTTGCGTTCACGCCCTACGGCATGGGCGGGGCGACCTTCCAGATGATCGCCCACGGCCTCATCTCGGGGCTGATGTTCATGTGCGTCGGTGTCATCTACAACACGACCCACACGCGCATGGTCGGCGACATGTCCGGCCTCGCGGACCGCATGCCATGGACGGTCGGCATCTTCGTCGCCGCCGCCTTCGGCTACATGGGCCTGCCGCTGATGGCTGGCTTCGCCGGAGAGTACTTCATCTTCCAAGGGTCGTTCAACGCGCCGACGCTGGGCGGGGCCGCGCCGGTGCTCACGTCGCTGGCGATGTTCGGTATCGTCATCGTCGCCGGCTACCTGCTGTGGGCCATGCAGCGCACGCTGTTCGGAGCCTTCAGTCTGGAGACGGACTACGAGGTCAGCCCAGCCGCGTTCCACGATGTCGCGCCGCTGGCTGTGTTGCTCCTGCTGGTCATCGCACTCGGTGTCGCGCCGGATCTCTCCTTTGCCATGATACAGGACTCGATTTCACCGGTCCTCGAAATCGGAGGTGGTGCATAGATGGCCGCACTCCCTAACTGGATGGCGCTCGCCCCGGCACTTTCGCTGGGTATCGCCTCTCTAGTGTTGCTAGTAGCGGACTCAATTAACCCGGAGACGACGAACACGGGACTGCTAGCCGGTATCTCTGTGCTTGGCTCCCTGTTTTCCTTCGGGTTCGCTGGTTGGTTCATTACCGCCGGCACCGGAATGGCAAACAACACCGGCGTTGCGCTGTTCAACAGTCAACTCGTCGTCGACCAGATGGCGCTGTTCTTCATGGCCATCGTCGGCAGCGTCACAACGCTGGTTGTACTTGCGAGCTACGATTACGTCGCCGAACACAGCTACCAAGCTGAGTTCTTCTCACTGGTCCTGCTGTCTGCGACCGGGATGAGCCTCCTGAGCGCGGCCAACAGTCTGGCGACGGCCTTCGTCGCGCTCGAACTGGTTTCCCTGCCGTCCTATGCACTCGTCGCCTTCCTCAAGGAGAACAAAGGCAGCGTCGAGGCAGGATTGAAGTACTTCCTCATCGGTGCGGTGTCTTCGGCAGTGCTGGCCTATGGCATCTCACTGGTGTACGCCGCAACGGGTGTTCTCCGGTTCGACGGTGTCGCAACGGCTATTTCCAGTGGCACGGTCCAGACCATCGTCGACGGGGCGGTCCAAGCCCAGTCCGGCGAGCCCGCGGTGCCGATGTCGATTCTCGGCGTCGGGATCCTGATGATTATCGGCGGCGTCGCGTTCAAGACCGCGTCCGTGCCCTTCCACTTCTGGGCCCCCGAGGCGTACGAGGGCGCACCGGCACCGATCTCGGCGTTCCTCTCCTCGGCATCGAAGGCCGCTGGCTTCGTGCTGGCGTTCCGCGCCTTCGCTGTTGCCTTCCCAATCGGTGACCTGCTCGCCGCCGGCGGCGCGATCAACTGGGTGATGGCGTTCCAGATCCTCGCCATCGCGACGATGTTTATCGGAAACTTCGCCGCGGCGACCCAAGAGACGGTCAAACGGATGCTGGCCTACTCCAGTGTCGGCCACGCCGGCTATGTCCTCATCGGGCTCGCCGCCGTGTCCAGTTCCGGCGAGGGACTGAGCCTCAGTATGAGCGCCGGCATGTCCCACCTGCTCGTCTACGGCTTCATGAACACGGGCGCGTTCCTGTTCATCGCGCTCGCCGAGTACTGGGGCGTCGGCCGTCGCTTCGAGGACTACAACGGCCTCGGCAAGGAAGCGCCGGTCGCCTGCGCGGCGATGACGGTGTTCCTGTTCAGCCTCGCTGGCCTGCCGATCGGCGGCGGGTTCTTCTCGAAGTTCTACCTGTTCCAGGCGACACTCAACGTCAGCGCCTGGTCGCTGGCCGCCGCGCTTATCATCAACAGCGCGCTCAGCCTGTTCTACTACACTCGTGTCGTCAAGGCGATGTGGATCGAGGAACCGACCGGCAACCGCACCATCGAATCCTATCCGATGGGGCTGTACACCGCCGTTGTCGGTGCCGCTATCGTGACAGTGCTACTGCTTCCCGGCTTCAACCGCGTCTCCGAAATCGCATTCCAGGCCGCACAGTTGCTGTAGCGGTGGACTGACTCACCTGCTGTTTTCTCGCTCGCTCAAGAACAGTCCAGATACCGGCCTACGCCGACTCGTAAACGAACACGCCGCCACTTTCGCGTTTCTCAACGCGGTCCCTGACTTCGAGCACGTCCAGATGCCCGACAGCCTCACTCATCCCGGCGAAGTACTCCGTAGCCGGCAAGTCGCCGAACAGCGCTGTCATCACGTCGCTTGGCGTCGTCGCTCCGCCAGAGACGATGTCGGCGACTTCCGCGGTGCGCTGGTCGTGTTCCGCGAGGATGTCGTCGATCCGCTCCTGTGGTGACTCGACGGGCTCGCGGTGGCCGGTGAGAAACCGGTCGTGACCCTGCTCGCGGAGCCACCGGAGTGAGTCGTTGAACGCCGGCAGCACCTTCGGGCGCGTCCCGCTCTCGTCAGGCACCT
The Haloarcula sp. CBA1129 genome window above contains:
- a CDS encoding NuoM family protein, which translates into the protein MWVAALLLVTLLGTGLVFLSPDRYAGKLAAAVSAVPALGSIYMYWVYLTQYGGTGNALLSPADIAFGQQIPWITLGELEVSYYVGLDGISMPLLALTTVLTTLAIVSAWTPIDERQSQFYGLMLFMEVSLIGVFSALDFFLWFVFWEGVLIPMYLLIGVWGGPRRKYAAIKFFVYTNVASLVMFAGLFALVFSTDLTSLSLPAMAEAFRTASGLPTIAGVNLMTISFILMFFGFAVKVPVFPLHTWLPDAHVEAPTPVSVMLAGVLLKMGTYALLRFNFTMLADTARQLAVPLAIIGVVSVIYGAMLALAQRDLKRIVAYSSISSMGYVILGLVAFTPYGMGGATFQMIAHGLISGLMFMCVGVIYNTTHTRMVGDMSGLADRMPWTVGIFVAAAFGYMGLPLMAGFAGEYFIFQGSFNAPTLGGAAPVLTSLAMFGIVIVAGYLLWAMQRTLFGAFSLETDYEVSPAAFHDVAPLAVLLLLVIALGVAPDLSFAMIQDSISPVLEIGGGA
- a CDS encoding NADH-quinone oxidoreductase subunit N, translating into MAALPNWMALAPALSLGIASLVLLVADSINPETTNTGLLAGISVLGSLFSFGFAGWFITAGTGMANNTGVALFNSQLVVDQMALFFMAIVGSVTTLVVLASYDYVAEHSYQAEFFSLVLLSATGMSLLSAANSLATAFVALELVSLPSYALVAFLKENKGSVEAGLKYFLIGAVSSAVLAYGISLVYAATGVLRFDGVATAISSGTVQTIVDGAVQAQSGEPAVPMSILGVGILMIIGGVAFKTASVPFHFWAPEAYEGAPAPISAFLSSASKAAGFVLAFRAFAVAFPIGDLLAAGGAINWVMAFQILAIATMFIGNFAAATQETVKRMLAYSSVGHAGYVLIGLAAVSSSGEGLSLSMSAGMSHLLVYGFMNTGAFLFIALAEYWGVGRRFEDYNGLGKEAPVACAAMTVFLFSLAGLPIGGGFFSKFYLFQATLNVSAWSLAAALIINSALSLFYYTRVVKAMWIEEPTGNRTIESYPMGLYTAVVGAAIVTVLLLPGFNRVSEIAFQAAQLL